From one Bacteroidota bacterium genomic stretch:
- a CDS encoding bifunctional folylpolyglutamate synthase/dihydrofolate synthase — PVAITYMLEQLKSYTYNQLHIVFGMSDDKRIDDVLNLMPKEAIYYFAKPDVPRGMEAIKLQQNALTHHLMGESFVDVGEAIKASELNANKDDFILITGSAFVVADAMHFLNQ; from the coding sequence ATCCTGTGGCAATTACCTATATGCTTGAGCAATTGAAATCCTACACCTATAATCAGTTGCATATTGTTTTTGGAATGAGCGATGATAAACGTATCGATGATGTTTTAAACTTAATGCCAAAGGAAGCTATTTACTATTTTGCAAAACCAGATGTACCCCGTGGGATGGAAGCCATCAAACTTCAGCAAAATGCATTAACACATCATTTAATGGGTGAAAGCTTTGTTGATGTGGGCGAAGCAATAAAAGCAAGTGAATTAAATGCTAACAAAGATGATTTCATCTTAATTACAGGTAGTGCATTTGTAGTGGCTGATGCAATGCACTTTTTAAACCAATAG
- the trmB gene encoding tRNA (guanosine(46)-N7)-methyltransferase TrmB produces the protein MARHKQRKFAELATLDNFYFQPENMQGKWNSLCFKNTNPIVLELGCGKGEYTNNLGAKFPDKNFIGVDLKGVRLWRAAKNALDNKLNNVAFLQINIDNIEDYFAVEEVSEIWIPFPDPYPKPSKWKKRLISSKFLNKYKTILQQKGIVHFKTDNTPLFEFAKETLDKDKHSILQITDNLHESDLLNEYNSIPTYFEGLFRDKGETIKYIKFQLK, from the coding sequence ATGGCTCGGCATAAACAAAGGAAGTTTGCGGAACTGGCAACTTTGGATAATTTCTATTTTCAACCAGAAAATATGCAAGGAAAATGGAATTCGTTATGTTTTAAAAACACCAATCCAATTGTATTAGAACTTGGTTGTGGCAAAGGAGAATACACTAATAATTTAGGAGCAAAATTCCCGGATAAAAACTTTATTGGTGTTGATCTGAAAGGAGTTCGTTTATGGAGGGCTGCGAAAAATGCATTAGACAATAAACTCAATAATGTAGCATTCCTCCAAATTAACATTGATAATATTGAAGATTATTTCGCAGTAGAGGAAGTGTCTGAAATTTGGATTCCATTTCCTGATCCATATCCCAAACCATCTAAATGGAAGAAACGTTTAATTTCAAGTAAATTTCTAAATAAATATAAAACAATACTTCAGCAAAAAGGAATTGTCCATTTTAAAACAGATAATACGCCTTTGTTTGAATTTGCCAAAGAAACACTCGATAAAGACAAACATAGCATCCTTCAAATCACTGACAACTTACATGAATCTGATTTGTTGAATGAATACAATAGCATTCCAACTTATTTTGAAGGATTATTTAGGGATAAGGGAGAGACTATTAAATATATTAAGTTTCAATTAAAATGA